The proteins below come from a single Candidatus Omnitrophota bacterium genomic window:
- the nrdR gene encoding transcriptional regulator NrdR, with amino-acid sequence MRCPYCGNRNDGVIDSRVARNGSSVRRRRECLKCKKRFTTYEYVERVPLMVIKKDGRREGFEREKLIKGILVACEKRPVSMKRIEKLVDDIEKYIERKHDREVASREIGELVMQKLHELDEIAYVRFASVYRQFRDVGQFMKELKRFLK; translated from the coding sequence ATGCGATGTCCCTATTGCGGTAACAGGAACGACGGAGTGATCGATTCGCGCGTGGCCAGGAACGGCTCAAGCGTGCGGCGCCGGCGCGAGTGCCTGAAATGTAAGAAACGTTTCACGACATATGAGTATGTGGAGCGCGTGCCGCTCATGGTCATAAAGAAGGATGGCCGGCGCGAAGGTTTCGAGCGCGAGAAGCTGATAAAGGGCATACTCGTGGCCTGCGAAAAGCGCCCCGTGAGCATGAAGCGCATCGAGAAGCTCGTGGATGATATAGAGAAATATATCGAACGCAAGCACGACCGCGAGGTCGCGTCGCGCGAAATAGGCGAGCTGGTCATGCAGAAGCTGCACGAGCTCGATGAGATAGCATACGTCAGGTTCGCTTCGGTCTACAGGCAGTTCAGGGATGTGGGCCAATTCATGAAAGAGCTTAAACGATTTTTGAAATAG